Part of the Schistocerca cancellata isolate TAMUIC-IGC-003103 chromosome 9, iqSchCanc2.1, whole genome shotgun sequence genome is shown below.
GCTGCCCCGCCGCCACCTGCAGAAGAGGCCGAGAACGGAATCGACACAAGAGGCCCAACCAACACCAGAGAATCACTCAGCAGAAGCGCAACGTCACAACCACCGCCAGCAACAGGAAGCCACAGCAGGCAACTCCTGCAGCACAGAAGCGAGGGAAAACGTCAACACAACAGCCACCAGAGGAGAAGACGACCCACCAACACCAGCAACCGCAGACATCGCATCCTCATGGCAGTCATGATGGAAGACATAGTCACGCTCAAAAGCGTGACAGAGAAGCTAGTCACCTACATGGCCAACACGACAGCCACCCTAAGAAACCAAGACGGGAGATAGACCCATACAAGGGCTAAGAATCGCGGTGTGGTACGCAAACGGACTACCACACCAGGCATGCGAATTCCGTCAGCTTATATACGACGAAGCCATAGCTGTCTGTCTCATATTCCTGAAGCCCGGGATTAGAGTAGGAGTACCTGACTATGAATGCCACCAGAGGAACCGACAAACACATGGGAGGAACGGCCATCTACATAATGATGGTCACTTCGGCACCACCCAATCGAACTCACGGGCCTCAACACGCTAGAGGCAAATGGAGTGGTAGTCGACACGACGCTAGGAAGGATAAACTTCATCGCCGTCTACAGACAACCTGGCCGGTACGGAACTCTCGACCCAGCCGACATAGACGCCCTCCTATCAATACCAGGAAACATCTTCGCAGGAGGCGACTACAATGCGAAGAACCACGCGTAGAACTCGCGGATAAACAACAACAGCAGGAGGAGACAAGCAGTGATTAACTACAACCCGGACATACTGGATGTGGCCATGGTCAAAGGACTACCCCTGGCCATCCACGCCAGCACACCCAACACGCTGGCCTCGGACCACAAACCAGTCAACTATGACATCGCCCTGGAAGGACTCGCCCCGGCTAAAGACGGACTCGACCTCCGAGGCATCAGATGGCAGAGCTACTAACAACAGCTAGCCGAACACCTCGCCACACCACCCGATCCGGACGTCGTCAGAGCCCAGGAAGCCATCCGACACGTGACAGAGACAGCCATAGACGCAGGCGTAGCAGCCACGCCAGCAAGGACGGAAGAGGCACAGGACACCACACTACACCACCCCTCCACAAATACGGACAATAGCAGATAAAAACAGACTCTTCCAAGAATGGACCAGAACAAGAAACTCAGCAGCCAAGAGGCAAGTGAACAGACTACAGCAAGAAATAAAGAATATCCGAACTTGGAATCTAAGACGGGACAGCCTTAACACCATCAGGAACCTCCTACGGCACTACCAAAGAATACCCCCACTCATAGTAGCAAACAACGCCGAAAATGGGAGCCCAACAGTAAAACGGACGCGGTAGCGGACGTATTTGCACAGAACTTCACACCAATAGAAGACCCCAGCGACCTGGAACACACAGAAATGGTCAACAACCGCCTCCCCCTGTTCATGAACGCACAAGAAGAGAAAGACCAGATACAAGAAATCACCACTGAAATACCTAAGCCCACGAAAAACGGATGGCATAGACCTGTTCACCAACAACACGCTAAAACAAATGCCAGTCGAAGCTGCTGCAATCCTCGCCAAGTCCTTCAATGCCATACTGAAGAAGAAAATATTCCCCCAAACCTGGAAACACGCCGTAGTCGTCCCGGTCCCCAAACCGGGAAAGGATCCCACCCAACCGTCAAATTATAGGCCTATAAGCCTGCTACCAGCCATCTCGAAAGTCTGAACGCCTCTACTAGCAGGACTACTGCAACACGTGAACCTGGATCAGCTAATACCCAATGCACAGTTCGGCTTCCAAGCTgagcactcaacaacacaacaacttcgAAGAGTGACGAAGGAAGCCATGGAACGAAGAGGATTCTTTGGCGCAGTGTTTCTGGAGGTAATCAGAGCATTTCATTCAGTATGGCACGAGGGCCTACTATTCAAAGTACTGGACAGAGGCGTGCCGGTGTCACATGTAACACTACTGAAGTCATACCTTGAAGGCAGAACATTTCACGTAAAGCTGCAGAACTGAGAATCTTCAAGAAGCGTCCTGGCTGGGGTACCACAAGGCAGTGTACTGGGCCCAGTGTTGTACACACTATACACCAGCGACATCCCAACATCCACACAGTCCTGTAGGCGTATGATACAGCGCTCTACGCACGCTGCAGGAGCGCCAGAATCCTCAGACACAGACTACAAGGAGCAACAAATGAACTCTGCGACTGGGCGACGAAATGGCGACTAGCTTTCAATGGAATTAAGACGCAAACAATCCCCATTTGCAGAAGAAAGCTCCCGATGGACCTGTCACCAATAGAAATACGCGGCACCGCAGTCCACTGGGGCAGAACTGCGCTCTACCTGGGAGTCACCCTCGACAGACGACTTACGTGGAAGGACCACGTGACCAACATCGAAAACAAGGCAACGGGCAGACTCAGGATGCTCTACCCAATCCTCAACTCCAGGTCCGCACGCCCGCAGAAGCTGGGCATCAAGTTATACCTCGCACTGGTGCGGCCACTACTGCAGTATGCCGCAGTGTTGTGGGGTAATCCAGCAGAACAGCACATAGGCAGCCTGCAGCGAGTCCAGAACAGGGCACTGAAAAGGGCTCTGCACCTACTGTGGGACTTCCCAACAGAAGAACTGCAAGAGCTGGCCGGGGTCCCCCGCCTCTGCGAGAGATACCGACcaggtccgtttcaagtgtgaatgctgggtctgaaggaaccagattcggcatgaaaggcgctgcaagtgttgtggccataagctctgccttctccgtcgtggagtaggctgggccgtctggtccttgtaacgtgggaatgtaatgtttctcactggtgaagtgtctggccagctgccacatgcCAGGACGcgtggtatccagcccagcgagtttgtccccattgttcgtttctgaatgtttgaatgtttgaattttattccgcactatgccctggagtctgttgacgtgtagtttatagaacgggcgcctggtacgctgccagtatctcctgaggcgggtcctcattgagataagggccaggatttcctggggcagggccgtcgagtgttgtcttggtgttgtaaatggaatggcgtcagtcattgcgtcttggacggcagttgtgagagccgccACAGCCTCaccgatttgctgtgtgttgttaatttcgtgggtgtcagcaatgcgactatcaagcgtttccttgaacagtgtccaattcgcacgtttgtagttaagcatcctgcgtggttcgatgtcctgcagtgtctcttccatgtgcagtaatacaggcatgtggtctgagtccagatcgtttccaaccgttaggttgagtgtgcatgtgatgccctttatgagggctatgtctaacacgtctggcctatgtcgagcctgtgcaggcacgaacgtgggaacgtccggcccaagtataatgtagtttcggcctagtgcgtattcgtacagtttcttgccgttggaggttcgtattcgtgagttccaatcggggtgttttgcgatgaggtctccagcggctattacccgcggtgctatgttgagtactgtgctgatatcgcgtttTACTATgttttaggaggattgtatagcgataccagtgtggtgtgagCTCCATTGAACTTcaccctgacggccgtagcctccagtctttcaagtgctgggagctcgatgttcgtgtgttctatgtctctgtgtatgatgattgccgtgccgcctcccctcctgccatccgctcggtcggtacgatagacctGGGAAGGTTAGGTGTTtgtgaggcgtaagcagtgtttcgttcacaagagtgATTCGGATACCCttccgctccatgaacgcggccatctcggcttttttgcttgtgatcccgttggcattccaaaacaggatctgtgagtttgtgttagcgtctgcgtttcggggctggtgtggtgtattatccatgtagtagtgtaaaaaggggtgtgatagtggcttggaagctagtccagttgagcgtacccgacatgaactgcatgaagagttgtgagacacaccccataatcttcgtgactatttcggtggtcgtgcgtcggggaataatgtttccattattctctggaatgttgttgtaatgttggtcatgtcggcctgtgagttattggtcgtgttagcggccgcttgttccagtgttggcgtttggtgagggctggcctgACATTCGGCCGTTTGTGTGGCAGTTGTGGTTGCCTGTGTATTCtgtgtggtgagtgggtgtgttatgtgggttgttgagttggtgtccgggatgtgttcgtgagtgttggtgtcttgttgtctgtgtacttgttgtggtgtggtcgtgttcctcgtgctgcggctgtttctccttctcctctggccctgtggttgtccctgtgtaggtgcgttttctgtagcctgtggtgggctgcagttcgcGATCTCAGAGGGTAGGGTGGTGGTGTTGCTGGTTTCGTGCggtgtgcccggtgcgggtgtTGTGTCagttgttgtgcttgtctgtttTGTGTCTGTTGCTTggggtgtttgctgagcgtgttctgagctctggggctcctctgaccgtcccgcgctgctggggctgcctgcgaccactccagcgaaggatattccacttcttactgggcgcgggggcggttttgggactgtgatggcggtaggtttcgcatgtttcgcgattttgcgcctcagagctgctttgtatgcaatgcacgctctgtagtttgccggatgggcagcaccacagttggcgcacttgcgaggtgctgtatggaggagtttgcagcgttgggtcgtgtgatcgccagcgcaaatgcggcagcggggtgagagaccgcatctgatacccgcgtgcgcaaagcgctggcagttgtggcattgttgggggtgcgcggcgtgttgtaaacctctacattgacgaccatgtgaagaaacagcttcaacttcagcaggtcgcgggacttggccgtgtcggccaattccgccatgtagttgtgagacggtctcgctgtgccgcactctgacattcggtttacccgaatgcactcccacccgagagcagagagttcatTGTGTACCGTGTCGGTCGGGGTTCGTGAGTCTGTCCCCTTTATCACGTAGTGTTGTGTGTTTTCCAGcactgtcctgtacgtgaagtgctctaccttcctttctttgagaaagtccAGTAGGTTTGTATAATCTGACTTGTTCGCCAtgtacagtgcggcgtgttccccggtgagcttagagtagtatgttgtggggctgtgcttattgttaaattccttgtttaggagacttaggtctccaTAGTTGTGAAGGATGACCGGTGGGAAGCCAGCCGCGGtgtttgtgttctgcgtagctgcttgaatatttgtggttgctgcagtcgcagggttgtttgtgttggtccctgtgATGTTATTGTTGTTTGTTCGCGATGTAGATGGTGTTGGCAGCAGCGCTCGGCCGTTGgctcgtgagtttgtgggctcacttgtttgcgtatttggctgctgtttgcgccttgggccgacctgctgccacggcccgtcttcatctgtgtttgttgtgtcctctgtcggctctggatccggttccgtcggtgcctgggccgccagaggtgaaatagggggcatgtccttctgttgttcagcaggtgcctgtgtgtgtggtgtgggtgtttctgtctgtgtgttttcactgcccatcagctctgcgatcagctccagctgttccgcgatctgcttgtccttcaaggcaacctgctcttggaaggtggacagtgtgacggaaatgatggcgggagtagccggcattTCCGCCTCTTGACCTGTAGCTTTGCTGCGGGTaagtggtggggaagcacaggaaagatcggacatctttgctgtttcgggagtttttatttggatagggaaggGTGGATGCACGACTACTTTGCTCTTTTCACGAGacgacaatatttgcttttttagcgaaagcgctgtgtaccttgttcctacagaagaggggtgtccctacgacctatctgcgcggAGTGCAATGCGCGGCGCGAGAGAGCGCGGGTAGAAGAGAAcggcctacagtgcgcggggttatccgacgtgaacgggcccctgacactgagattaccctaccaaagaacgggagagtcccgctggggagaTTTGCAACCGAAGTTGCGGGAAGTTGAGCCGAAGCTCTTGCCACTTAAGCGCCCGGAAGCGTTAAGCGGCTTGCGCGGGTTCGTGCCGCTCAGAAGAGCGTCActggcagctacgccagttgcagcttattagagaccactccgaggagctatccgcgggcagctacgccaggtgcagagagcagcgttccgctcgggtcggctgctcgactgTGGGCGTGGAGAGGCTCCATCCTTTATAAAGGTGTAACCGTCAACTCGCAGTCGAGCATCCGACTCGAGTGGAACACTGCTCTAtgcacctggcgtagctgcccggAGTGGTGTTGAATAAGCTACAACTGGCATAGCTGCCGGTGACGCTCTTCTGAGCGCCATGAACCAGCGCTAGCCGCTTAACGCTTCCAGGCACTAAGCGGCAAGAGCTTCGGCTCAAGTTCCCCCAACTCCGGTTGCAAACCTCCCCAGAGGGACTCTCCCGTTCTTTGCGACGGTTTtctcagtgtcaggggcccgttcacgtcggataaccccgcTCTCTTCTacccgcgctctcttgcgccgcgcattgcacATCGCACAGATAGGTCGGAAGGACTCCCCTCTTCTATGGGGAGGAAATACACTGCACTTTcgctgaaaaaaaaacaataattatcgTTTCGTAAAAGAGCAAAATTGTCTTACATACTTCCCTATCCGAATAAAATTCCTCCAAGCAGCAAAGATGTCTGACCTTTCATGTACTCCCCCACCACTTACTCGCAGCAAAGCTGTAGCCCAAGAGGCGAAATGCCGGCTACTCCCGCCGTCATTTCCGTTccactgtccaccttccaagagctgatgggcagtgaacagtctctctctctctctctcacacacacacacacacacacacaaaagcgcctGCTGGGAAAACTGCCCTttatttcacctctggcggcccaggcacGGACGGAATCTGAGCCAGAGCCGACAGAGGACACAACTAACGCAGAGGGACCGTGGCAGCATGTCGGTCCGTGACGCAAACAGCCGCCTAAAACGCTAACAAGTGAGCCCACAAGctcacgaggcaacggccgagtGCAGTTGCCAACTCCAACCACACCACAAATTAACAACGGCAACACAGGGACCAACAAAAACAACCCTGCGATTGCAGCACTCAGAAACTCACAAGCAGCTATGCAGAACCCAAACAAATGCGCGACTGCCTGTCCACCAGTCATCAGACGCAACTATGGAGACCATAGTCTCCTAAACAAAGCCCTACAACATACTACTCAGTAATCACAAGGGAACACGCTACACTGTACGTGGCAAACAAAACAGACTAATCTGCTAATTTCTTAAAGAAAGGAAGATAGAGCATTTAACGTACAGAACTGTCCTTGAAAAGACACAGCAATACGTGACCAAGGGGATAGATTCACGAATCCCAATGGTAACAGTAAACGAAGAACGCGCCGCTCTCCGATGAGAGTAAATTCGGGTAAACCGAATGACAGAGTTCGACACAGCGAGACCATTCCACAACTACATGATGGAATTGGCCGACACCGCCCCCGCGCCGAGTAAGAAGTGGAGTATCCTTTGCTGGAGTGGTTGCTGGCAGACCCAGCTGCGCGGGACAGTCAGAAGCCCCAGAGCCCCAGAGCTCAGCACACGCACAACAAACActcccagcaacagacacacaacagacaaacacCACCTAGCACCGCATCAgcaccgggcacaccacacgaCACCAGCAACACCACCACCCTACCCCCAGAGATCGTCTACTGCaacccaccacaggctacagaagacGCACAAATACAGGTACAACCACagcgtcggaggaggaggaggaggaggaggaggaggaggaggaggaggaacacgaccacaccacaacaagtacacaggcaacagaacGCCAATCCTCGCCAACACAATCAGGACACTAAcacaacacacccactcaccacagtgTCTCACAGCAACAGCTGACACACAAGCCGGCCCTCACCAGACGCCAACACAGGCAccagcggccgctaacacgaccgaCACACAGGCCGATACGCCCAGCGCTACGTCAACATTCCCCAGACTAGTGAAGATATTATCCCCCGGACTCACGACCACCTAAGTAGTCGCCAACATTGTGGGGTTTGTCacacaactcttcacgcagttcatGTCGAGCACGCTCAACTGGACTACCTTCCAAaccacttgagaggtggcatgagcccctctcatatttctatcttacgattctcctctctaattgcatgcggtggaaagttgctattccttcacacgcggacttcccacgcagcgtctctcgtcactcgggtggtccagtgacaggcgggctctgtttgactttgaaagggtaagccgacaggtgtgagggagtcgagtgaatgctttcgagacgccgacattgtcaagaggcacgcccgcagggcctgaagtagcggctgagctagaggttccgttacttcgcagaaacttagcaaaaacactttctggcgggctaccagcgaggcgtgggaatgacttgtgtacccaggcagctgtggcgggaaaattcccgcgctttctgcaaaatagtaactgattggcttgctcagggcatagctccgtgacgtagcaagatcggcgcagaaattggcgccaagaatctccattggtggaatggtagcgttccggcaatggagtggaattttccgtcggttttcgagttgctgattggaacgtttaaccacggccactgtcgtgggggcgggaatgttctgtgttcggttttgtacgggtgctcttgtgtgtagtcggctctcgcctttcggtcgaggacgtcgaagcaaccagccaacggctccggtacgccagatcgtgtcctggcagtcaagaagacagtttggtaatgtatgtccgcagcaccggcagatagggattttcctaggtgataaccagagctcagcagagcgcgcctgttcgtcttttttctaactttgctcTGTCTTgggtaacagcaattaatgttgggttggctatgtgttttctctaagatttgagttgcaaggaattggctgcacataccacttcgtcataatcctcacaatctagtttagggacaacttcacattcacagcatttgtttgagtatccaatttgagccaatttgatgtattgtacatgtttcatgtgtttttgtttattattttgtgtttagtcttaataaatcatattgttattttggacagaactttcattctgttaatcggtagagcaaccccatcatccctcactatgttaatgaaaccttcgtttatttaacttatttatcaaattaaattattgcaggtgccaaactctcttctactcctctggcagggttgattagagtcagttcgcgtattttttttatccttgtgcaacagcaaaagttggagttagaataggggggggggggggggcttagagcatcatgtacatatgtagattctagaagaattgagtgttaaatacactgctagccccggcacctcgcacactgTCACGCCACTTTTTACAGTactacatgaataatacgccacactGGCCCTGAAAAGCAGATGCTAACACAaactcacagatcctgttttggaatgccaacgggttcgaaaaaacaaaacaaaaaaaaacaaaaaaaaaagccgaAATGGCGCGTCTATGGAGCGAAAAGGTATCCGAATcactcttgtgaacgaaacactgttTCTTCCTCGCAAACACCTCAACATCCCAGGgtattgcgtctatcgtaccgaccgtgcggatggcaggaggggaggcgacACAGTTaccatacacagagacatagaacacacgaacaACTAGCTCCCGCCGCTCGAGAGACTAGAGGCCACGGCCATCAggatcaagttcaacggagccaacaccacactggtatctaTGTACAATCCTCCtgaaaacatagtaacacgcgatatcagcacagttctCAACATAGCACCACAGGTAAtcgccgctggagacctcaacgcaaaacaccccgattgaaactcacgaatacgaaccacCAACGGCAAGAAACTACACGAACATGCACAAGGCCGAAACTACATCATACTTGGGACGGACGTTCCGATGTTCGTGCCTACACAGCAGCGACACAGGCCAGATGTATTAGACATATcactcataaagggcatcacatgcacactcaacctaacggttgaaaacgatctggactcataccacatgcctgtaatactgcacatggaagagacactgcatgACATAGTACCTCTCAGGATGCTCAACTACAAgcgtgcgaattggacactgttcaaggaaacgcttgatagtcgcattcctgacacccacgaaattcaCAACatacagcaaatcgatgaggctgtggaggctctcacaactgccgtccaggACGcagtgactgacgccattccatatacaacaccaagacaacactcgacgacCCTGCCCAGGAGATCCTGgaccttatctcaatgaggaaccacctcaggagatactggcagcgtaccaggcgcccgttctataaactgcacgtcaacagactgcAGAGCAATGATGGggtaaaatacaaacgttcaaaaatgaacaacggggacagaaactcgctgggctaGATACCAGTCCTGGCCTGTGGCagctagccagacacttcaccagggagaaacactacattcccacgttacaaggaccagacggcccagctcaATCCGAGAGGGATAAgccagagcttatggccacaacacttgcatcgtccttcatgccgaatctggttccttcagacccagtattcacacttgaaacggacgaCTTTTAACACAGCCCACGAGCGACGAAATTAGACGCACTAGCACAAACGAAATCTCATGGGCTATCAAGTATACcaacgctaggaaagcccctgggcctgatggcattcaaaaccgtgtcctccaga
Proteins encoded:
- the LOC126101476 gene encoding pre-mRNA-splicing factor 38B-like: MEEEDDVLDPAPATEPMDHEAISQTRKTQDTASAEEEFADKRTPRPDRRQRTRNQERPTPTERSAAASRGTPPVRAQQPASPAETQKQRQETKWKHRNPHKHRDRCPAATCRRGRERNRHKRPNQHQRITQQKRNVTTTASNRKPQQATPAAQKRGKTSTQQPPEEKTTHQHQQPQTSHPHGSHDGRHSHAQKRDREASHLHGQHDSHPKKPRREIDPYKG